One segment of Solanum stenotomum isolate F172 chromosome 1, ASM1918654v1, whole genome shotgun sequence DNA contains the following:
- the LOC125849325 gene encoding uncharacterized protein LOC125849325: MDFSFFGNFPWFKPHSANDMASTVASTSTLMQTPKQNAQFDAKFWKWTVFSVLPWAKGAEGNIQMPTTVNKTLKRQRPFREGVDSLARTSTIRFRPYVSKVPWHTGPRAFLSQFFPRYGHYCGPNWSSGKDGGSPIWDRRPIDWLDFCCYCHDMGYDSHDQAELLKADLAFLECLEKPNMSTRGDPHLALLYKTMCTSGLRNILIPYRQQLITLQSKQLSFGFGWLGGIMEPAKCLKDRFVWLQK; encoded by the exons AtggatttttcatttttcgGTAATTTCCCGTGGTTCAAACCCCATTCTGCAAATGATATGGCATCAACAGTTGCATCTACTAGCACCCTAATGCAAACACCTAAACAAAATGCTCAGTTTGATGCTAAGTTTTGGAAATGGACTGTGTTTTCAGTCCTTCCTTGGGCTAAAGGAGCTGAGGGTAATATTCAAATGCCAACAACTGTCAACAAGACACTGAAAAGGCAACGTCCGTTTCGTGAAGGTGTAGACTCTCTAGCTCGGACGTCAACCATACGGTTTAGACCATATGTTTCTAAAGTTCCATGGCATACAGGTCCAAGagcttttctttctcaatttttccctcgatatggtcattactGTGGACCAAACTGGTCAAGTGGAAAAGATGGAGGGTCACCAATTTGGGACAGAAGACCCATTGATTGGTTGGATTTTTGCTGCTATTGTCACGACATGGGCTATGATTCACATGATCAGGCTGAACTTCTCAAGGCAGACCTTGCATTCCTTGAGTGCTTGGAGAAGCCAAACATGAGTACGCGAGGAGATCCTCATTTAGCTCTACTTTACAAGACTATGTGCACATCAG GCCTCAGGAACATATTGATACCTTACAGACAACAACTTATTACCTTACAATCTAAGCAGCTATCTTTTGGATTTGGATGGCTCGGCGGTATCATGGAACCTGCAAAATGCTTGAAAGATCGCTTCGTATGGTTACAGAAGTAG